In the Micromonospora narathiwatensis genome, one interval contains:
- a CDS encoding DUF3592 domain-containing protein, with the protein MGTLLVGGGLLLDARLRAAIDERVRVGAETTGRVVHVERFQISRSFAATRVTVDYTFDGVRHRERFSNELNKRRFEIGEVLSVRVDPVDPTRAATPDGYATEDLLLQAPTVLEGSGLIAILISLALIRTGPTRAQ; encoded by the coding sequence GTGGGCACCCTTCTGGTCGGCGGTGGGCTCCTGCTCGACGCCCGGCTGAGGGCCGCGATCGACGAGCGGGTGCGCGTCGGCGCCGAGACGACCGGCCGGGTGGTCCACGTGGAACGGTTCCAGATCAGTCGTTCCTTCGCGGCTACGAGGGTGACCGTGGACTACACGTTCGACGGCGTGCGGCACCGGGAGCGGTTCTCGAACGAACTCAACAAGCGTCGGTTCGAGATCGGGGAGGTGCTCTCGGTGCGGGTCGACCCCGTCGATCCGACCAGGGCCGCCACCCCTGACGGATACGCGACGGAAGACCTGCTCCTGCAGGCGCCGACCGTCCTGGAAGGCTCCGGCCTCATCGCCATCCTGATCTCGCTCGCACTGATCCGGACAGGGCCCACCCGGGCCCAGTGA
- a CDS encoding RHS repeat domain-containing protein, with amino-acid sequence MVGVRDAAGNDWKYGYDIRGHQTTVDDPDKGLTTSTYDNAGRIATTVDARGRKLAYLYDSLNRKRAVYDDQVGGTMRAQWVYDTLAKGQLTQSTRFVGASSYQVRVTGYTDNYQPTGTQVVIPASETGLGGTYDFTSTWNADGSLASNSLPSTNGDLPAETLLYGYNQLGLATTLSTIYGSINTQYVERTDYNALGQADQYDLHGPSGGHVWQSFSRELETGRLTGIRTDRDSVAPNTLADVRYTFDDAGNIIKSQDVAPDPVDDTQCFQYDHLRRLTQAWTPASGDCAAAPTAAGLGGPAPYWHSWGIDKVGNRTTETVHTTAGDSTTTYNYPPAGSARPHTLTSTTGARTGSYTYDATGNTLTRPTASGGTQTLTWDAEGRLDTSTDATGETRYIYDADGNRLIRRDPTGRTLYLPGQDIRYTANSGATSSTRYYAHNGRVIASRTAAELTWLGGDHQGTMQVAVNAATQASSIRRQTPYGGGRGANPGWPNDRGFVGGVTDNTGLTHLGAREYDPAIGRFLSVDPVMDEGDPQQWQAYSYANNTPITMSDPDGLAPCEPGEDCSGYKPGCERCNIDEKAKNPCWPAKSCDPPKKPADNHKGGDDSKEKPPPPKKKEEPKFLALAENVAKALDFASTLLGLLPGFICQPCAVLGMIAGTLAGVMFLIAGKVGEAIKAFGGALLGMVLGEAGKLLSSKILIKKFGGQFFDVAYSIRNKVHHYRFVPSGIRAKIDAAIDTITAGIGTLYNALVPTGS; translated from the coding sequence TTGGTCGGGGTCCGTGACGCGGCAGGCAACGACTGGAAGTACGGCTACGACATCCGGGGCCACCAGACCACGGTGGACGACCCCGACAAGGGCCTGACCACGTCTACCTACGACAACGCTGGGCGGATCGCCACGACGGTTGACGCTCGCGGCCGGAAACTCGCCTACCTGTACGACTCGCTGAACCGCAAGCGGGCGGTGTACGACGACCAGGTCGGCGGCACCATGCGGGCCCAATGGGTGTACGACACCCTGGCCAAGGGCCAGCTCACCCAGAGCACCCGGTTCGTCGGCGCCAGCTCCTACCAGGTACGGGTCACCGGGTACACCGACAACTACCAGCCGACCGGGACACAGGTCGTCATCCCTGCCTCCGAGACGGGCCTCGGCGGGACGTACGACTTCACCAGCACGTGGAACGCGGACGGTTCGCTGGCATCGAACAGCCTGCCGTCCACCAACGGGGACCTACCGGCCGAGACCCTGCTCTACGGCTACAACCAGCTCGGCCTGGCCACCACGCTGAGTACGATCTACGGGTCGATCAACACGCAGTACGTCGAGCGGACCGACTACAACGCTCTCGGCCAGGCCGACCAGTACGACCTGCACGGCCCGAGCGGCGGGCACGTGTGGCAGTCGTTCAGCCGTGAGCTGGAGACCGGGCGGCTGACCGGGATCCGGACCGACCGCGACTCGGTGGCCCCCAACACCCTCGCCGACGTCCGCTACACCTTCGACGACGCCGGCAACATCATCAAGTCCCAGGACGTCGCACCCGATCCGGTCGACGACACCCAGTGTTTCCAGTACGACCACCTCCGCCGGCTGACCCAGGCATGGACCCCTGCCTCCGGCGACTGCGCGGCCGCGCCGACAGCGGCCGGGCTGGGTGGCCCGGCGCCGTACTGGCACAGCTGGGGCATCGACAAGGTGGGCAACCGGACCACGGAGACGGTGCACACGACCGCCGGGGACTCGACGACCACCTACAACTACCCGCCGGCCGGGAGTGCGCGGCCGCACACCCTGACGTCGACCACGGGGGCCCGCACCGGCTCGTACACCTACGACGCCACCGGCAACACCCTCACCCGTCCCACCGCCTCCGGCGGCACGCAGACGCTGACCTGGGACGCGGAGGGCCGCCTCGACACGTCCACGGACGCCACGGGCGAGACGCGCTACATCTACGACGCGGACGGCAACCGGCTGATCCGGCGGGACCCCACCGGTCGCACGCTCTACCTGCCGGGCCAGGACATCCGCTACACGGCGAACAGCGGGGCCACCAGTTCCACCCGCTATTACGCCCACAACGGTCGGGTGATCGCCTCCCGTACGGCCGCCGAACTCACCTGGCTCGGGGGCGACCACCAGGGCACCATGCAGGTCGCCGTGAACGCCGCGACGCAGGCGTCGAGCATCCGCCGGCAGACGCCGTACGGCGGAGGCCGTGGCGCGAATCCGGGTTGGCCCAACGACCGGGGTTTCGTGGGCGGCGTCACGGACAACACCGGGCTGACCCACCTCGGAGCCCGCGAGTACGACCCGGCCATCGGGCGGTTCCTCTCCGTCGACCCGGTGATGGACGAGGGCGACCCCCAGCAGTGGCAGGCCTACTCGTACGCCAACAACACGCCGATCACCATGAGCGATCCGGACGGGCTCGCCCCGTGCGAGCCGGGTGAGGACTGCAGTGGCTACAAGCCGGGCTGCGAACGCTGCAACATCGACGAGAAGGCCAAGAACCCGTGCTGGCCGGCCAAGTCCTGCGACCCGCCGAAGAAGCCCGCCGACAACCACAAGGGCGGGGACGACTCGAAGGAGAAGCCGCCGCCGCCGAAGAAGAAGGAGGAGCCGAAGTTCCTGGCTCTGGCCGAGAACGTGGCGAAGGCGCTTGACTTCGCGAGCACGCTGCTAGGCCTCCTACCCGGCTTCATTTGCCAGCCGTGCGCCGTGCTCGGGATGATCGCCGGGACGCTCGCCGGTGTTATGTTCCTCATCGCCGGCAAGGTCGGTGAGGCGATCAAGGCATTTGGCGGGGCATTGCTCGGCATGGTGCTGGGCGAGGCGGGCAAGCTGCTGTCCAGCAAGATTCTGATCAAGAAGTTCGGTGGACAGTTCTTCGACGTCGCGTACTCGATCAGGAACAAGGTGCACCACTATCGATTCGTCCCGTCCGGCATCAGAGCGAAGATCGATGCCGCGATCGATACCATCACAGCGGGCATCGGGACGCTCTACAACGCACTTGTCCCAACGGGCAGTTGA
- a CDS encoding thiol-disulfide oxidoreductase DCC family protein, with amino-acid sequence MTVGPGGHPADPTGHGAGGIRGFTVLYDAHCPLCRAARQWLASRAQLVPLEFVPAGSAEARRRFPGLDHDATLRDLTVVADTGAVYAGDGAWFACLWALADHRSTAERLARPHLLPLARRMVATASSVRGLVRQPWPDPGYGDDDDRADCGDRCGWPDHRGDRPG; translated from the coding sequence GTGACCGTCGGGCCGGGCGGGCACCCCGCGGATCCCACCGGGCACGGGGCCGGTGGGATCCGCGGGTTCACCGTCCTCTACGACGCGCACTGCCCGCTGTGCCGGGCCGCCCGGCAGTGGCTCGCGTCCCGCGCCCAGCTCGTACCCCTGGAGTTCGTGCCGGCCGGCTCGGCGGAGGCCCGGCGGCGCTTCCCCGGGCTCGACCACGACGCGACGCTGCGGGACCTGACCGTGGTGGCCGACACCGGCGCGGTGTACGCCGGCGACGGCGCCTGGTTCGCCTGCCTGTGGGCGCTGGCCGACCACCGGTCGACGGCCGAGCGGCTGGCCCGCCCGCACCTGCTGCCGCTGGCCCGGCGGATGGTGGCCACCGCCTCCTCGGTACGCGGACTGGTCCGCCAGCCGTGGCCGGACCCGGGATACGGTGACGACGATGACCGAGCAGACTGCGGCGACCGGTGCGGGTGGCCCGACCACCGGGGCGACCGCCCGGGGTGA
- a CDS encoding glycoside hydrolase family 3 protein, whose amino-acid sequence MGQDPGLRRLALGTLLAAYPGPIPPDWAVDLLAEGLAGHTLFGTNIHDPAQVAATTAALRAGRPDVILAIDEEGGDVTRLAHATGSPYPGNAALGAVDDVTLTRQVYAAIGAELGALGITVDLAPTVDVNSAEENPVIGTRSFGADPARVAAHSAAAVAGLQSAGVAACAKHFPGHGATVADSHYELPTVDVPPAVLRERDLPPFAAVVDAGVRAIMTAHIRVPALTGDGPATFSRPVLVDLLRGEYGFTGTVITDALEMKGAALAAGGVGPAAVRALAAGADLLCIGAKVDADLVELVVEEIVGALGEGRLDRGRVEEAAGRTAELAAWTGAAGTPAATPDGLGYAAALRAVRVEGDVTGLTAPLVVQVHAASTIAEGRVPWGLGPHLAGAEEVRVVAGETDPDELRGRAGDRPIVLVGRHLHRLPGARELVEALAAAHPVTVVEMGWPGAWRPAGARAFVTTYGASHANGRAAAQVLGLAG is encoded by the coding sequence GTGGGGCAGGATCCAGGACTCCGGCGGCTGGCGCTGGGCACGTTGCTGGCCGCGTACCCGGGCCCGATCCCGCCCGACTGGGCGGTGGACCTGCTCGCCGAGGGGCTCGCCGGGCACACGTTGTTCGGCACCAACATCCACGACCCGGCCCAGGTGGCGGCGACCACCGCCGCGCTGCGCGCCGGCCGACCCGACGTGATCCTCGCGATCGACGAGGAGGGCGGCGACGTCACCCGGCTGGCCCACGCCACCGGCAGCCCGTACCCGGGCAACGCCGCGCTCGGCGCGGTCGACGACGTGACGCTCACCCGCCAGGTGTACGCGGCGATCGGGGCGGAGCTCGGGGCGCTCGGCATCACGGTCGACCTGGCGCCCACCGTCGACGTGAACAGCGCCGAGGAGAACCCGGTGATCGGCACCCGCTCGTTCGGCGCCGACCCGGCCCGGGTGGCCGCCCACTCGGCAGCCGCGGTCGCCGGCCTCCAGTCGGCCGGGGTGGCCGCCTGCGCCAAGCACTTCCCCGGGCATGGCGCGACCGTCGCCGACTCCCACTACGAGCTGCCCACCGTCGACGTACCGCCGGCGGTGCTCCGTGAGCGCGACCTGCCGCCGTTCGCCGCGGTCGTCGACGCCGGGGTACGCGCGATCATGACCGCGCACATCCGGGTGCCGGCGCTGACCGGCGACGGCCCGGCCACGTTCAGCCGGCCGGTCCTGGTCGACCTGCTGCGGGGCGAGTACGGCTTCACCGGCACGGTGATCACCGACGCGCTGGAGATGAAGGGGGCCGCGCTGGCCGCGGGCGGGGTCGGTCCGGCCGCCGTACGCGCCCTGGCCGCCGGGGCGGACCTGCTCTGCATCGGCGCGAAGGTCGACGCCGACCTGGTGGAACTGGTGGTCGAGGAGATCGTCGGCGCGCTCGGCGAGGGCCGGCTGGACCGGGGCCGGGTCGAGGAGGCGGCCGGGCGGACCGCCGAGCTGGCCGCCTGGACAGGTGCCGCCGGCACCCCGGCCGCCACGCCCGACGGCCTCGGCTACGCCGCGGCGCTGCGCGCGGTACGCGTCGAGGGCGACGTCACCGGCCTGACCGCGCCGCTGGTGGTGCAGGTCCACGCCGCCTCCACCATCGCCGAGGGGCGGGTGCCGTGGGGGCTGGGTCCGCACCTCGCCGGCGCCGAGGAGGTCCGCGTGGTCGCCGGTGAGACCGACCCGGACGAGCTGCGCGGGCGGGCCGGTGACCGGCCGATCGTGCTGGTGGGCCGCCACCTGCACCGGCTGCCCGGGGCGCGGGAGCTGGTCGAGGCGCTGGCCGCCGCGCATCCGGTGACGGTGGTCGAGATGGGCTGGCCGGGCGCCTGGCGTCCCGCCGGAGCCCGCGCCTTCGTCACCACGTACGGCGCCAGCCACGCCAACGGGCGCGCGGCGGCGCAGGTGCTCGGCCTGGCCGGCTGA
- a CDS encoding response regulator transcription factor, with product MAQRVLVVDDDQTVADVVCRYLEHAGYEVSHVGDGAAALAAVARRPPHLVVLDLMLPVLDGLEVCRRLRERPDGVPIVMLTARGDEADRILGLQLGADDYLGKPFSPRELVLRVRSVLRRVGGEPSDVPPEVLVDDGLEVRTGPRVARLHGRELTLTLREFDLLAHLMRHPARAFRRGELLERVWGWNFGDQSTVTVHVRRLREKIETDPANPRRIVTVWGVGYRYEPADA from the coding sequence GTGGCGCAGCGGGTGCTGGTGGTCGACGACGACCAAACGGTCGCCGACGTGGTGTGCCGCTACCTGGAGCACGCCGGTTACGAGGTGAGTCACGTCGGGGACGGGGCGGCCGCGCTGGCCGCCGTGGCCCGCCGCCCGCCGCACCTGGTGGTGCTCGACCTGATGCTGCCGGTGCTGGACGGGTTGGAGGTCTGCCGGCGGCTGCGGGAACGCCCGGACGGCGTACCCATCGTCATGCTGACCGCGCGCGGCGACGAGGCCGACCGGATCCTCGGCCTGCAACTGGGCGCGGACGACTACCTGGGCAAGCCGTTCTCTCCGCGTGAGCTGGTGCTGCGGGTCCGCTCGGTGCTGCGTCGGGTCGGCGGGGAGCCGAGCGACGTACCCCCGGAGGTGCTTGTCGACGACGGCCTGGAGGTGCGCACGGGGCCCCGGGTGGCCCGGCTGCACGGCCGGGAGCTGACCCTGACCCTGCGGGAGTTCGACCTGCTGGCGCACCTGATGCGGCACCCGGCGCGGGCGTTCCGCCGCGGCGAGTTGCTGGAACGGGTGTGGGGTTGGAACTTCGGCGACCAGTCGACGGTGACGGTCCACGTACGACGGCTGCGGGAGAAGATCGAGACCGATCCGGCCAACCCCCGCCGGATCGTCACCGTGTGGGGCGTCGGCTACCGGTACGAGCCGGCCGATGCGTGA
- a CDS encoding TetR family transcriptional regulator, whose protein sequence is MTEQTAATGAGGPTTGATARGEQTRQLILDTAMRLFRERGYARTTMRVIAQEAGVAVGNAYYYFGSKEHLIQGFYTDTQHEHRAATAPTLARERDFAARLAGVLHAGVDVLTPYHSFAASFFKTAAEPTSPLSPFSAESSEPREAAVALFREVLEGSTARVDPELRPALPELLWLAYMGVILYWVHDRSPEQVKTRQLIDGAVPLVDRLIGLSRLRVLRPVTRQVLTLIHTLRH, encoded by the coding sequence ATGACCGAGCAGACTGCGGCGACCGGTGCGGGTGGCCCGACCACCGGGGCGACCGCCCGGGGTGAGCAGACCCGGCAGCTGATCCTGGACACCGCGATGCGGCTGTTCCGCGAGCGGGGGTACGCGCGCACCACCATGCGCGTGATCGCCCAGGAGGCCGGCGTGGCGGTGGGCAACGCCTACTACTACTTCGGCTCGAAGGAACATCTGATCCAGGGGTTCTACACGGACACCCAGCACGAGCACCGGGCCGCGACGGCGCCGACGCTCGCCCGGGAGCGGGACTTCGCCGCCCGGCTCGCCGGGGTGCTGCACGCCGGCGTGGACGTGCTGACGCCGTACCACTCCTTCGCCGCCAGCTTCTTCAAGACGGCGGCCGAGCCGACCTCGCCGCTCAGCCCGTTCTCCGCGGAGTCCTCCGAACCTCGTGAGGCGGCGGTCGCGCTGTTCCGGGAGGTGCTGGAGGGCTCCACCGCCCGGGTGGACCCCGAGCTGCGCCCGGCGCTGCCGGAGTTGCTGTGGCTCGCGTACATGGGCGTGATCCTCTACTGGGTGCACGACCGCTCGCCGGAGCAGGTGAAGACGCGACAGCTCATCGACGGCGCGGTGCCGCTGGTCGACCGGCTGATCGGGCTGTCCCGGCTCCGGGTGCTGCGCCCGGTGACCCGGCAGGTACTCACCCTCATCCACACGCTACGTCACTGA
- a CDS encoding sensor histidine kinase, with amino-acid sequence MRDLALIFGMALAAALAVGLAGAIALRLLRGRSITGHILVLLTVTVGAVVAGVAVVAEAMFLSPHDLEVVLISVSAAAVVSLAVGGLFGRRLAAAAVWANQARERERRIEKGRRDLVAWVSHDLRTPLAGLRAMAEALEDGVVGDRETVAEYHRRIRVETDRMTRLVDDLFELSRINAGALRLSLSAVPLGDVVSDALASTAPLAAAHRVRLVAPESGWPTVTASEPELARVVGNLLLNAIRYTPEDGTVRVDAGRDADFAWLSVADTCGGIPEADLPRLFDVAFRGEPARTPRQGNGGVEGSGGLGLAIVRGLVEAHGGRVDVHNLAEGCRFVVRLPASGT; translated from the coding sequence ATGCGTGACCTGGCACTGATCTTCGGGATGGCGCTGGCCGCCGCGCTCGCGGTGGGGCTGGCCGGCGCGATCGCCCTGCGGCTCCTGCGCGGCCGGTCGATCACCGGGCACATCCTCGTGCTGCTGACCGTCACGGTGGGCGCGGTGGTGGCCGGGGTGGCGGTGGTCGCCGAGGCGATGTTCCTCTCGCCGCACGACCTGGAGGTGGTGCTGATCAGCGTGTCGGCCGCGGCGGTGGTGAGCCTCGCGGTCGGCGGGCTCTTCGGCCGCCGGCTGGCCGCGGCGGCGGTATGGGCGAATCAGGCGCGGGAGCGGGAACGGCGGATCGAGAAGGGTCGCCGGGATCTGGTCGCCTGGGTCTCGCACGACCTGCGCACCCCGCTCGCCGGCCTGCGGGCGATGGCCGAGGCGCTGGAGGACGGGGTGGTCGGCGACCGGGAGACGGTGGCCGAGTACCACCGCCGGATCCGGGTGGAGACCGACCGGATGACCCGGCTGGTAGACGACCTGTTCGAGCTGTCCCGGATCAACGCGGGCGCGTTGCGGCTGTCGCTCTCCGCGGTGCCGCTCGGCGACGTGGTCTCGGACGCCCTGGCCAGCACCGCGCCGCTGGCCGCCGCGCACCGGGTCCGGCTGGTCGCGCCCGAGTCGGGCTGGCCGACGGTGACGGCGAGCGAGCCGGAACTGGCCCGGGTGGTGGGCAACCTGCTGCTGAACGCGATCCGCTACACCCCGGAGGACGGCACGGTACGGGTGGACGCCGGCCGGGACGCTGATTTCGCGTGGCTCTCCGTGGCGGACACCTGCGGCGGCATTCCCGAGGCGGATCTGCCCCGGCTGTTCGACGTGGCGTTCCGGGGTGAGCCGGCCCGGACCCCACGACAGGGCAACGGCGGCGTCGAGGGGTCGGGCGGGCTGGGACTGGCGATCGTGCGCGGGCTGGTTGAGGCGCACGGCGGGCGGGTAGACGTACACAACCTCGCCGAAGGCTGCCGGTTCGTGGTGCGGCTGCCGGCGTCGGGAACCTGA
- a CDS encoding Clp protease N-terminal domain-containing protein produces MTDPLKMPHPVRLDDLIEGIKKTHTDALDQLADAVLVADHLGDIADHLIGHFVDQARRSGASWTEIGRSMGVSKQAAQKRSAAKAETAAALDPNAGFGRFTPRARNVVMASQEEARSAGNAEIGPGHLALGLFVDPDALAPRLIEAAGVSAERFREAVTATLPAKAEQVPDLIPYDPRGKKVLELTFREALRLGHNYIGTEHMLLALLEEEGGDGVLAGLGLRKDTTEAAIAGALAEIARKMA; encoded by the coding sequence ATGACTGATCCGCTGAAGATGCCCCACCCGGTACGCCTCGACGACCTGATCGAGGGGATCAAGAAGACGCACACCGACGCGCTGGACCAACTCGCCGACGCCGTCCTGGTCGCCGACCACCTGGGCGACATCGCCGACCACCTGATCGGCCACTTCGTCGACCAGGCGCGTCGGTCCGGTGCCTCCTGGACGGAGATCGGCCGCAGCATGGGCGTCAGCAAGCAGGCGGCCCAGAAGCGCTCCGCCGCCAAGGCCGAGACGGCGGCCGCCCTGGACCCGAACGCCGGGTTCGGCCGGTTCACCCCCCGAGCCCGCAACGTGGTGATGGCCTCGCAGGAGGAGGCACGCTCCGCCGGTAACGCCGAGATCGGCCCCGGGCACCTCGCCCTCGGCCTCTTCGTCGACCCGGACGCGCTCGCTCCGCGCCTGATCGAGGCCGCGGGCGTGTCCGCGGAGCGGTTCCGGGAGGCGGTCACCGCGACCCTGCCGGCGAAGGCCGAGCAGGTCCCGGACCTGATCCCGTACGACCCGCGTGGCAAGAAGGTGCTGGAGCTGACGTTCCGGGAGGCGCTCCGGCTCGGCCACAACTACATCGGCACCGAGCACATGCTGCTCGCCCTGCTCGAAGAGGAGGGCGGCGACGGCGTACTCGCCGGCCTCGGGCTGAGGAAGGACACGACGGAGGCCGCGATCGCCGGCGCACTGGCCGAGATCGCCCGGAAGATGGCCTGA
- a CDS encoding DNA repair protein, with product MPKQPDDRYQQDAERNWPATVRAERIPAQSRHRETRTRSLSWAALNALPAGVSARHGLNTR from the coding sequence ATGCCGAAACAGCCAGATGACCGGTATCAGCAGGACGCCGAGCGCAACTGGCCGGCCACCGTACGCGCCGAGCGGATCCCGGCACAGTCCCGACACCGGGAAACCCGGACCCGGTCGCTCTCGTGGGCGGCACTCAACGCGCTACCCGCCGGCGTCTCGGCCCGGCACGGCCTCAACACCCGCTGA